A window of the Trichoderma asperellum chromosome 4, complete sequence genome harbors these coding sequences:
- a CDS encoding uncharacterized protein (EggNog:ENOG41) — MKVIVAGVTGHAGSEVVNHCFADERITKVIILTRKSVAMDIESHPKAEVVLHQDFSQYPEEMMRTFEGAEICLWAIGGRVNQFNNDKELCRKVGVEYTLAAANAMLKHLADKVPSGKKFRFVFCSGKYSEWNQKRPLLFLADSRRIKGEVEKGLCDLADANPDKFETWILRPSGFIEPNASFSKKLVGSLYGAITTAQVGKAMVKVACEGWKDRIIENNALLKM, encoded by the exons ATGAAAGTCATAGTCGCCGGGGTTACGGGCCATGCCGGCTCAGAGGTCGTTAACCACTGCTTTGCGGACGAGCGCATCACCAAGGTCATTATCCTGACAAGGAAATCGGTCGCAATGGATATTGAAAGCCATCCTAAAGCCGAAGTAGTATTGCATCAGGATTTTTCTCAGTATCCCGAAGAGATGATGCGCACTTTTGAAGGGGCCGAAATATGCTTATG GGCTATTGGAGGGAGAGTCAACCAGTTCAATAATGACAAAGAATTGTGTCGCAAAGTTGGTGTGGAATATACGCTGGCGGCTGCGAATGCAATGCTGAAACATCTCGCCGACAAAGTTCCAAGCGGCAAGAAATTTCGATTTGTCTTCTGCAGTGGCAAATACTCGGAGTGGAACCAGAAgcggcctcttctctttttggcTGATTCTCGCCGTATTAAGGGAGAAGTCGAAAAGGGTCTATGCGACCTTGCAGATGCAAATCCTGACAAATTCGAGACATGGATCTTGAGGCCCTCTGGCTTTATCGAACCCAACGCCTCATTCTCCAAAAAGCTTGTTGGCAGTCTCTATGGCGCTATCACGACTGCCCAGGTGGGCAAAGCGATGGTAAAGGTAGCCTGCGAAGGCTGGAAGGACAGGATCATTGAGAATAATGCACTGCTCAAGATGTAA
- a CDS encoding uncharacterized protein (EggNog:ENOG41), with amino-acid sequence MARQKTQKARPAPAQRSQTENQQRGHESAAEAGEVAIPQFFNTTFSTHRVSPLFIGAQKLDQTRLDRLAHRLRDTLVGDVVRGVQIGLEATDTPMGQVGPLRAVTFRWFQATDVLGDKSSENWSELPDEQKKGLWIEMRHENAAYVALLLPGFARSHQGSSINTPAANLWNMGFDTPDISEADGGQFLRLPLLLLRMPQALKAVIGEWLSTTFDCRVTKLNLGTRTLVGVLEGWIQHTGLPRADSDLVLTLAFNAPVTDPGREALLRLGGDSDEDDTEVEATEPGLRSMEISISASDLRRFLRAGKALQKSKQTTSNTGQDTALWERDDRERRRLAGSHIDDGWGWLKNKDGSEYPLMEALASHLNQHVALNLFHPSVRVIQVSCGGFVLSQSRIKIVKSGDVTDDLSRAAWMFVTLLGERVQSDAVPLGT; translated from the coding sequence ATGGCGCGTCAAAAGACTCAAAAGGCCAGACCCGCTCCAGCCCAGCGATCACAGACAGAAAACCAGCAGCGAGGCCATGAGAGCGCGGCCGAAGCTGGTGAAGTTGCGATTCCGCAGTTTTTCAACACCACATTCTCAACTCACCGTGTCTCTCCGCTCTTTATCGGCGCTCAGAAGCTGGACCAGACCCGCCTTGATCGACTTGCTCACCGGCTGCGAGATACGCTGGTGGGGGATGTGGTTCGTGGAGTGCAGATTGGCTTGGAGGCTACAGACACGCCCATGGGCCAGGTTGGGCCGCTGAGGGCAGTGACTTTCCGCTGGTTTCAGGCGACGGATGTGCTGGGCGACAAGTCCTCTGAGAACTGGAGTGAGCTGCCAgatgagcagaagaagggccTTTGGATTGAGATGCGGCATGAAAATGCAGCATATGTCgcgctgttgctgccggGTTTTGCGCGTTCGCATCAGGGGTCCAGCATAAACACCCCAGCTGCGAATCTATGGAACATGGGCTTTGACACTCCGGATATTAGCGAGGCTGATGGTGGCCAGTTCCTTCGTCTGCCTCTATTGCTCCTTCGAATGCCTCAAGCTCTCAAGGCTGTCATCGGCGAATGGCTGTCGACAACCTTTGATTGTCGTGTCACTAAGCTTAACCTGGGGACTCGAACACTAGTCGGCGTTCTGGAAGGTTGGATTCAGCATACCGGACTGCCGCGAGCCGATTCAGACCTTGTCTTGACCCTAGCATTTAATGCACCTGTAACAGACCCAGGCCGAGAGGCTTTACTTCGCTTGGGCGGAGATTCAGACGAAGACGACACTGAAGTCGAGGCAACTGAGCCTGGGTTACGATCCATGGAGATTAGCATTTCGGCTTCAGATTTGCGCCGTTTCTTACGTGCCGGAAAAGCGCTACAGAAATCCAAGCAGACAACTTCTAATACGGGCCAGGACACTGCCTTGTGGGAGCGTGATGATCGAGAACGGCGCAGACTAGCAGGCTCCCACATAGACGACGGGTGGGGATGGCTAAAGAACAAAGATGGCTCTGAATATCCCTTGATGGAGGCTTTAGCAAGCCATCTAAACCAGCACGTGGCACTGAACCTGTTCCACCCAAGTGTTCGTGTCATTCAAGTATCATGCGGGGGATTTGTCCTCTCGCAGTCTCGGATCAAGATTGTTAAATCAGGAGACGTAACCGACGACTTGTCTAGAGCGGCGTGGATGTTTGTGACGCTGCTAGGAGAAAGAGTGCAGAGCGACGCAGTACCTTTGGGGACCTGA
- a CDS encoding uncharacterized protein (EggNog:ENOG41) has product MPLRLSTKKASTVAATPEAMSSEVTLVDSSNTRSDKKATSGPSTKKTKMTWKEARAHCKKQENWEARVSAAI; this is encoded by the exons ATGCCTCTCAGACTCTCAACAAAAAAGGCTTCCACCGTGGCTGCGACGCCTGAAGCAATGTCTTCCGAAGTAACCCTGGTCGACTCTTCGAATACACGATCAGATAAAAAAGCCACATCTG GTCCTAGCaccaagaaaacaaagatgACATGGAAAGAGGCTCGTGCGCATTGTAAAAAACAGGAAAACTGGGAAGCCCGAGTAA GCGCAGCTATATAG
- a CDS encoding uncharacterized protein (EggNog:ENOG41), with translation MNAMGYEEFGGRGGSHMSFSRENGRWPHDQLPRGENILLSSTHGMKSALTAKGKSRDWGRRLCQRGLTFDFITQWYVKGVDRYVSIRGVV, from the exons ATGAACGCAATGGGATATGAGGAGTttggaggacgaggaggaagccACATGAGCTTTTCGCGAGAGAATGGTCGGTGGCCGCATGACCAGCTGCCGCGCGGCGAGAATATCCTGCTGTCGAGTACGCATGGGATGAAGAGCGCTCTGACTGCAAAGGGAAAATCGAGGGACTGGGGCCGGAGGTTGTGCCAGAGGGGGTTGACGTTTGACTTTATTACCCAGTGGTATGTGAAAGG CGTCGATAGATATGTTAGTATCCGTGGGGTAGTTTGA
- a CDS encoding uncharacterized protein (SECRETED:SignalP(1-18)~EggNog:ENOG41~CAZy:GH75), with amino-acid sequence MAVLKAAILASLASAAAAKSVPANLQNLYNSIIDQGSCNDKLASGFYSEDNDGGSTSYCGDHLNDYGIVYLQGTGGKLTNMDVDCDGIQGGPADDGRCGDSSDTQDTTAFADTVASYGTGQQDLDANAHPYVVFGNDGSKPGWKTFDPQSVGIEPLSVMAVVCNNQLIYGVWGDTNGDDGDFPVVGEASIALATACFGDSINGDSGHDQDDVLYIAFTGSGAVPGARGAQWNAQDYTDFENSISALGDSLVARIGNSSGGGGGSTGGSGGSSGGGGSTCSWEGHCAGASCGSNDDCSDDLTCSNGICSGGNGSSSGGSGGSSSSCSWEGHCFGAPCSSDDDCSDPWECVKGTCGN; translated from the exons ATGGCTGTCCTCAAGGCCGCTATCCTCGCTTCACTTGCCAGCGCGGCCGCTGCCAAGTCTGTGCCCGCCAACCTTCAGAATCTTTACAACTCCATCATTGACCAGGGATCTTGCAATGACAAGCTTGCTTCTGGATTTTATAGCGAGGACAACGACGGTGGTT CTACCTCTTACTGCGGTGACCATCTCAATGACTACGGCATTGTCTACCTCCAGGGCACTGGCGGTAAATTAACTAACATGGATGTCGACTGTGATGGTATTCAGGGAGGCCCTGCTGATGACGGTCGCTGTGGCGACTCTTCCGATACTCAGGATACCACTGCCTTCGCTGATACTGTCGCCAGCTACGGCACTGGTCAACAAGATCTCGACGCCAATGCCCACCCATATGTCGTCTTCGGTAACGACGGCAGCAAACCTGGCTGGAAGACCTTCGATCCCCAAAGCGTTGGCATAGAGCCCCTCTCCGTTATGGCTGTTGTATGCAACAATCAACTG ATTTATGGTGTTTGGGGAGATACCAACGGCGATGATGGTGACTTCCCTGTGGTTGGCGAAGCCTCTATTGCTCTCGCCACTGCCTGCTTTGGCGACAGCATCAACGGTGATAGTGGCCATGATCAAGATGATGTTCTCTACATCGCTTTCACTGGCTCCGGTGCCGTCCCTGGCGCTCGTGGCGCCCAATGGAATGCACAGGACTATACCGACTTCGAGAACAGTATCAGTGCCCTCGGTGATAGCCTTGTCGCGCGTATCGGCAACAGctctggtggtggcggcggtagCACTGGCGGaagtggtggcagcagcggcggtggcggcagcaCTTGTTCATGGGAAGGACACTGTGCTGGTGCTTCTTGCGGCAGCAATGATGACTGCTCTGATGATTTGACCTGCAGCAACGGTATCTGCAGCGGTGGCAACggtagcagcagtggtggtaGCGGTGGTAGCAGCTCTTCTTGTTCGTGGGAAGGTCACTGCTTCGGTGCTCCTTGCAGCAGCGATGATGACTGCTCCGATCCCTGGGAGTGTGTTAAGGGCACTTGCGGGAACTGA
- a CDS encoding uncharacterized protein (EggNog:ENOG41), whose protein sequence is MGETSKPTADPQVTFSSGRVESNSKSEAPDLRILHYNDVYHVDQASAEPVGGLARFMTLCKEYKDGEQYQGQPRLLTLFSGDVFNPSLESSVTKGRHMVPVLNAIGTDASCVGNHDLDFGVKQFEHLAEKCEFPWLLANVLDPALGEDVPLGNAKRTHMLTTSNGIKVGLIGLGEREWLATINSLPPNLIYKSASAVAKELVPKLREEGAEIIICLSHMREPNDNKLADQTDGIIDIILGGHDHYYAHSFRNGTHVLRSGTDFKQLSYIEARRKQDDPKRWDFDIWRRDITSDIPEDEPTAKLVDGLTSKLQKSLSKPVGWTAMPLDARFITARLKESNMGNFVCDIMRIHHNADCAIMAGGTIRGDQIYPPGAIRIKDITSCFPFEDPVVLLRAKGQAIWDALENGVSLYPALEGRFPQVSGIEYEFDPSKPSGQRILSVKIGGKTYEPEKKYVLATRGYMGRGKDGFSSLLVKSEGGEVEEIIDEESGMLISAMLRQYFMALRTVGQWSNLSSHWNHVADECGHTELPSEVFKGESHISRLKLHEDKADGHKDPWHKFLRSRLGFSKKPHDEDSDHFDTGTESDHTGSDSDSQIDLEILLMKKFWGRWAHRAGIKSKVCDCLKESECAVDWTRVIAPVLEGRIKIVGS, encoded by the exons ATGGGAGAGACATCTAAACCCACGGCGGACCCTCAAGTGACCTTCTCGTCGGGCCGAGTTGAGAGCAACAGCAAATCCGAGGCACCGGATTTGCGCATACTGCACTACAACGATGTCTATCATGTCGATCAGGCCAGTGCAGAGCCAGTTGGCGGCCTGGCAAGATTCATGACGCTCTGCAAGGAGTACAAGGACGGGGAGCAGTATCAAGGCCAGCCTAGACTCCTGACCCTGTTCTCAGGCGATGTCTTCAATCCCAGCCTGGAGAGCAGTGTTACCAAGGGAAGACATATGGTGCCGGTATTAAATGCCATTGGAACGGATGCCAGCTGCGTTGGA AACCACGATCTTGATTTTGGAGTAAAACAATTCGAGCACTTGGCTGAGAAATGTGAATTTCCATGGCTACTGGCCAATGTTTTGGATCCCGCGCTGGGAGAGGATGTTCCCTTGGGCAACGCCAAAAGGACTCACATGCTCACTACCTCCAACGGCATCAAAGTGGGTCTGATTGGCCTGGGTGAGAGGGAGTGGCTTGCAACTATTAATAGTCTTCCACCAAATCTTATCTACAAGTCCGCCAGCGCTGTCGCCAAAGAGCTCGTGCCAAAGCTGCGAGAGGAGGGTGCAGAGATTATCATCTGCTTGAGTCACATGCGTGAACCAAACGACAACAAATTGGCTGATCAGACGGATGGCATCATCGACATCATTCTCGGTGGCCATGACCATTACTACGCTCATAGCTTTAGAAACGGCACCCATGTCCTGCGCTCAGGAACTGACTTCAAGCAGCTTAGTTATATCGAGGCCCGGCGGAAGCAGGATGACCCTAAACGATGGGATTTTGATATCTGGAGACGAGATATTACATCCGATATACCTGAAGACGAACCTACAGCCAAACTGGTAGATGGCTTGACGTCCAAATTACAAAAGTCACTATCCAAGCCTGTGGGATGGACGGCCATGCCGCTCGATGCTCGATTCATCACTGCGCGTTTGAAAGAATCGAATATGGGCAACTTTGTATGCGATATCATGCGGATACATCATAATGCAGACTGTGCTATCATGGCAGGTGGTACGATTCGCGGTGACCAGATTTATCCGCCAGGAGCTATCCGAATTAAGGATATCACTTCCTGCTTCCCTTTTGAAGATCCGGTTGTCCTTTTGAGAGCCAAGGGACAAGCAATCTGGGACGCGTTGGAGAATGGCGTCTCATTGTATCCCGCCCTCGAAGGAAGATTTCCGCAGGTATCAGGCATCGAATATGAATTTGATCCATCCAAGCCATCTGGTCAGAGAATACTGTCAGTGAAGATTGGGGGCAAAACTTATGAGCCTGAAAAGAAATATGTTTTAGCGACTAGAGGTTATATGGGACGTGGAAAAG atggcttcagcagcttgctCGTCAAGTCCGAAGGAGGAGAAGTAGAGGAAATTATCGATGAAGAGAGCGGAATGCTCATCTCTGCTATGCTCCGGCAATATTTTATGGCTCTCCGAACAGTCGGCCAATGGAGCAATTTATCCTCGCATTGGAACCATGTCGCCGATGAATGCGGCCACACTGAGTTACCATCTGAAGTATTCAAGGGAGAGAGCCATATATCTCGACTCAAGCTTCACGAGGATAAAGCCGACGGACACAAAGATCCTTGGCACAAATTTTTGCGCTCGCGCTTGGGCTTCAGCAAGAAGCCTCACGACGAGGATAGCGATCATTTTGACACAGGAACAGAGAGTGATCATACGGGAAGCGATTCGGACAGCCAGATAGACCTGGAGATCTTGTTGATGAAAAAGTTCTGGGGCCGTTGGGCTCATAGAGCAGGTATCAAGTCTAAGGTGTGCGACTGCCTAAAGGAGTCTGAGTGTGCTGTCGACTGGACGCGAGTAATAGCGCCAGTACTCGAAGGACGTATCAAGATTGTCGGATCATAA
- a CDS encoding uncharacterized protein (EggNog:ENOG41) yields the protein MPLRLSTKKASTVAATPEAMSSEVTLVDSSNTRSDKKATSGPSTKKTKMTWKEARAHCKKQENWEARAQLYSVL from the exons ATGCCTCTCAGACTCTCAACAAAAAAGGCTTCCACCGTGGCTGCGACGCCTGAAGCAATGTCTTCCGAAGTAACCCTGGTCGACTCTTCGAATACACGATCAGATAAAAAAGCCACATCTG GTCCTAGCaccaagaaaacaaagatgACATGGAAAGAGGCTCGTGCGCATTGTAAAAAACAGGAAAACTGGGAAGCCCGA GCGCAGCTATATAGTGTGCTCTAA
- a CDS encoding uncharacterized protein (EggNog:ENOG41), producing MTAQSASPPVMLRRPNGRMQACDPCRSRKVACDHQQPVCRRCISRGQEDECVYTSSMPRKPLSLKRLSSRDPGASAGATTYTSSNSFHAGESSPRTAGLGPSRRPGSAEGYRSLRRAELRRQTNTHVHDTQKVIPPLGPSHTAYSFESPVDHAGRRRQSINHELASTTATPGGHLLSDRASTPAGDQESGYLGYISHSSVLQETESSLSMIQGFQAFLPQLASNGSRQSVEGLRCHCSPTKEMCLVVLRGIPAPNVGHIEANKDSPLYRDSWMRVVGQRVLSDLHERFGSYLGLCRVDSQLEDIAHFLSENTTKPFREDEPDPEKWIGQFTGDNLRWESIGFIFSFIYFLPGECTAFDKDAAKKQWAQVSRVCLGLCIDLSRRFASANSLLAQLYMRRSTLESVHTGDASYSSWGTGAESVALATFLGLHAESNSPSYEPSLASESRRLLFAQMFVGEKHAVLFTGRPPRLSHRYAFTPLPLDLRDEDLLQGGEAIKEAVKSLDKNGWNTSGKVYAATFTRARYILSLLRDELIEIGIGKAAQKVACALLRDVKERQIEAIKDFPSGLDYNPSDLADPDANINVLFARILLQLEQLQNLFLIERLLLKHGEMNKSTLLPISFRLVELTLLFWTHKDRFAPFRNDFEWLVMAFATPSGGILCMELLNSSFKGSHPKNSSITRSNIIQQLSLLIGFLEWIDPSRPNGTMCVTTSAVMRRVLDHVLNAGSENMSWQPDNTLDDMQLDFNFELFDTFDWIRPDVLTNQALES from the exons ATGACTGCTCAGTCAGCGTCTCCGCCGGTCATGCTCCGTAGGCCAAATGGACGGATGCAAGCCTGTGATCCATGCCGTTCACGCAAAGTGGCCTGCGATCACCAGCAACCGGTTTGCAGACGCTGCATTAGCAGAGGCCAAGAGGACGAGTGTGTCTACACGTCTTCGATGCCTCGGAAGCCACTATCCTTAAAGCGGCTGTCATCGCGCGATCCGGGTGCCTCAGCCGGGGCTACGACTTACACCAGTAGCAACAGCTTTCACGCTGGTGAGTCAAGTCCGAGGACGGCCGGACTGGGGCCGAGCCGGCGGCCTGGGTCCGCCGAGGGCTACAGATCACTGCGTCGTGCAGAGCTTCGGCGACAAACTAATACCCACGTTCACGACACCCAAAAGGTGATACCGCCTTTAGGGCCGTCGCATACTGCCTATTCCTTCGAGTCACCTGTGGACCATGCTGGACGCCGACGTCAGTCGATAAACCACGAACTCGCTTCGACTACCGCAACCCCAGGGGGCCATCTTCTCTCGGACAGGGCGTCTACCCCAGCAGGAGATCAAGAGTCGGGGTACTTGGGGTACATCAGCCACTCTTCAGTCTTACAAGAGACTGAGAGCAGCCTATCCATGATTCAGGGGTTCCAAGCGTTCTTACCCCAGCTAGCGAGCAATGGCTCAAGACAGAGTGTCGAAGGGCTCCGATGTCATTGTTCACCGACAAAGGAGATGTGCCTTGTAGTGCTTCGAGGGATACCCGCCCCAAATGTGGGCCATATCGAGGCCAACAAAGACTCTCCGCTCTATCGGGATAGCTGGATGAGGGTGGTTGGGCAGCGCGTACTCTCCGATCTGCATGAGAGGTTTGGTTCTTACTTGGGTCTTTGCCGAGTAGACTCCCAGCTCGAAGATATTGCGCATTTTCTGAGCGAAAACACCACCAAACCATTCCGAGAAGACGAGCCAGATCCTGAAAAATGGATTGGACAATTTACGGGGGATAACCTCAGATGGGAGTCGATTGGGTtcatttttagttttatatattttttgcCTGGCGAGTGCACTGCATTCGACAAAGACGCGGCCAAAAAGCAGTGGGCACAGGTTTCTCGTGTGTGTCTTGGCCTTTGTATCGATTTGAGTAGGAGGTTTGCGTCAGCAAACAGTCTGTTAGCCCAGTTGTACATGCGCCGATCTACTCTAGAATCCGTCCATACTGGAGATGCTA GCTATTCCTCATGGGGGACCGGAGCAGAGTCAGTGGCTTTAGCGACATTCCTTGGTTTGCATGCTGAGTCAAATTCCCCGTCTTATGAGCCGTCATTGGCTTCTGAATCTCGACGACTCCTTTTTGCCCAGATGTTTGTTGGAGAGAAACACGCAGTATTGTTTACAGGCCGGCCGCCTCGATTATCTCATCGATATGCGTTTACTCCCCTCCCTCTTGACCTACGAGACGAGGACTTACTACAAGGTGGAGAAGCTATCAAAGAAGCTGTGAAATCTCTCGATAAGAATGGATGGAACACTAGCGGAAAGGTGTACGCCGCAACTTTCACTCGAGCAAGATACATCCTATCGCTTCTACGAGATGAGCTGATCGAAATTGGCATTGGCAAGGCAGCACAAAAGGTTGCCTGTGCTCTCCTTCG AGATGTCAAAGAACGGCAGATTGAGGCCATCAAAGACTTCCCTTCGGGATTAGACTATAATCCGTCTGATCTTGCAGATCCCGATGCAAACATTAACGTGCTATTTGCGCGAATATTACTGCAGCTTGAACAATTGCAGAATCTCTTTTTGATTGAAAGGCTGCTATTGAAGCATGGGGAAATGAACAAATCTACCCTGCTGCCAATTAGTTTTCGGCTCGTGGAGTTGACATTGCTGTTCTGGACGCACAAGGATCGCTTTGCCCCCTTTAGAAATGACTTTGAGTGGCTG GTCATGGCTTTTGCAACCCCTAGCGGAGGTATACTCTGCATGGAGCTACTGAATTCCTCATTCAAAGGCAGTCATCCCAAGAACTCCTCAATAACGCGGTCCAACATTATACAGCAACTCAGCCTCCTAATAGGCTTCCTCGAGTGGATCGATCCATCTAGACCGAATGGTACCATGTGCGTGACCACCAGTGCTGTTATGAGGCGTGTGCTGGACCATGTTCTCAATGCGGGCAGCGAGAATATGAGCTGGCAGCCAGATAATACCCTTGACGACATGCAACTTGACTTTAACTTTGAACTTTTCGATACGTTTGACTGGATTAGACCTGATGTTCTGACGAACCAGGCGCTGGAGAGCTGA
- a CDS encoding uncharacterized protein (EggNog:ENOG41), with protein MHRSEYDGFDALVSIFRGQDAVVSTTRTFASKYQLTAINAAAAAGVRRFLPSEYGGNTSLVGVTNYPPFAAEKKAIVDHLRTKESQGLT; from the coding sequence ATGCATCGTAGTGAATACGATGGCTTCGACGCACTTGTCTCCATCTTTCGGGGACAGGATGCAGTCGTCTCCACGACCAGGACTTTTGCTTCCAAATATCAGTTGACGGCTATCaacgccgcagccgcagcaggaGTGCGCAGGTTCTTACCTAGCGAGTATGGAGGGAACACATCCTTGGTTGGCGTGACCAATTATCCCCCCTTTGCTGCTGAGAAAAAGGCTATTGTCGACCATCTTCGTACCAAGGAGTCACAGGGTCTTACCTAG
- a CDS encoding uncharacterized protein (EggNog:ENOG41), which yields MERIQGKAYKVSRDTSAAAIARGLEQLERGEVEARYHDLVTGTIYDPGHFTLFKDDEVSKWKKILQLNGNEDLDGVITEVLRKKHLI from the coding sequence ATGGAGAGGATTCAAGGAAAGGCATACAAAGTCAGTCGTGACACTTCTGCTGCGGCAATTGCTCGAGGCCTGGAGCAGctagagagaggagaagttGAAGCACGCTATCATGATCTTGTAACAGGAACGATATATGACCCCGGTCATTTCACACTCTTCAAGGATGATGAAGTTAGCAAATGGAAGAAAATTCTCCAACTAAATGGCAATGAGGATCTTGATGGAGTTATCACAGAAGTATTGCGCAAGAAACATCTCATCTAG
- a CDS encoding uncharacterized protein (EggNog:ENOG41~TransMembrane:12 (i63-85o105-123i130-151o157-177i184-207o227-252i335-357o377-397i404-423o429-450i462-485o491-512i)), whose translation MGTPSDDGKAVPVRDPVETSSVSVSSDEDVIPKGALDPVYEAKAKVLNHAIQEIGMGWYQWQLFIVVGFGWASDNLWPIVTSLIFTPIANEFSPSRPPLLTLSQNIGLLAGAVFWGFGCDIFGRKIAFNLTLGLTALWGMIAAGAPNFAAIGIFDCFWSFGVGGNLPVDSAIFLEFLPPTHQYLLTILSVDWAVAQVIATLIAWPLLGNLTCSQEEKPCLKHNNMGWRYFLITMGGITLLMFLARFLLFSLYESPKYLMGKGRDEDAVRVVHEVARRNGKTSSLTIEDLKACEPEGYVAQVDVSTAVKRHLVEQIDIKQVKALFSTFKLGLSTTLIAAIWALIGLGFPLYNAFLPFIQAEKGVDFGDGSTYLTYRNSLIIAVLGVPGALIGGLLVELPRIGRKGTLSLSTVLTGVFLYCSTTAKSSESLLGWNCAYNFCSNVMYAVLYGYTPEIFPTPQRGTGNAIAATANRIFGIMAPIIAMFANLQTSAPVYTSGALFIAAGILTLFLPFESRGKAAL comes from the exons ATGGGTACGCCGTCAGATGATGGCAAGGCTGTGCCAGTCCGAGATCCAGTCGAGACCAGCAGCGTTTCTGTCTCTAGCGATGAAGATGTTATTCCCAAGGGCGCCCTCGACCCTGTATACGAGGCGAAGGCTAAAGTGCTGAATCACGCT ATTCAAGAAATCGGAATGGGATGGTACCAATGGCAGCTCTTCATTGTCGTCGGCTTCGGCTGGGCCAGCGATAACCTGTGGCCCATTGTAACCTCTCTCATTTTCACGCCCATCGCCAACGAATTCTCTCCCAGCCGCCCACCGCTCTTGACTCTCTCACAAAACATCGGTCTCTTGGCTGGTGCCGTCTTTTGGGGCTTTGGATGCGACATCTTTGGTCGCAAAATTGCCTTCAATCTTACCCTTGGTTTGACAGCTCTCTGGGGCATGATCGCTGCCGGCGCGCCCAACTTTGCGGCGATTGGCATCTTTGACTGCTTCTGGTCTTTTGGTGTCGGCGGAAATCTGCCCGTCGACTCTGCCATTTTCCTCGAATTTCTCCCCCCGACTCACCAATACTTGCTAACAATCCTCTCCGTCGACTGGGCTGTGGCTCAAGTGATTGCGACCCTAATAGCATGGCCTCTTCTGGGTAACCTCACCTGTTCTCAGGAAGAGAAGCCTTGTCTCAAGCACAACAACATGGGTTGGCGATACTTTTTGATAACCATGGGCGGAATAACGCTTCTTATGTTCTTGGCTAGATTCCTACTCTTCTCCTTATACGAGTCGCCCAAGTATCTTATGGGCAAGGGCCGTGATGAAGACGCTGTTCGAGTGGTTCACGAAGTCGCCAGGCGCAACGGCAAGACCAGCTCCCTGACAATTGAAGATCTCAAGGCCTGCGAGCCCGAGGGTTATGTCGCCCAGGTGGACGTCTCGACTGCTGTTAAGAGACATTTGGTTGAACAAATAGACATCAAACAAGTCAAAGCCTTGTTCTCGACCTTCAAACTTGGCTTGTCCACGACGCTTATCGCCGCCATTTGGGCCTTGATTGGACTGG GTTTCCCTCTTTATAACGCGTTTCTGCCTTTCATCCAAGCCGAAAAGGGTGTTGATTTTGGCGATGGAAGCACATATCTCACTTACCGCAACAGCTTGATCATTGCTGTCCTGGGTGTTCCGGGAGCTTTGATTGGCGGCTTACTCGTTGAATTGCCTCGAATTGGCCGCAAGGGAACGCTGTCTCTCTCTACAGTTCTGACTGGCGTCTTCCTGTACTGCTCAACAACCGCCAAGAGCAGCGAGTCGCTTCTTGGTTGGAACTGTGCCTACAACTTCTGCAGTAACGTCATGTATGCTGTGCTTTACGGTTATACTCCTGAGATCTTCCCGACTCCTCAGCGGGGCACTGGCAACGCCATTGCTGCTACTGCCAACCGAATTTTTGGCATTATGGCT CCAATTATTGCCATGTTTGCCAACCTTCAAACGTCCGCGCCAGTATATACGAGTGGCGCCTTATTCATTGCTGCCGGCATTCTCACCCTCTTCTTGCCATTTGAGTCAAGAGGAAAGGCTGCTCTTTAA